The window GTTCGACCGCGCTGAAGTCGCGGAGGACGAAGTCGGCCGGGTCCTGCCTGCCGGGCGGCCTACCGATCCCCACCCGGACTCGCAGGTAGTCGCGGGTTCCCAGCGACGTGGAGATCGAGCGCAGGCCGTTGTGACCGTTGTCGCCGCCACCGCGCTTGAGCCGGACCGCGTCGAACGGGATGTCGAGCTCGTCGTGGACGACGATCGTCCGCCCCGGCGGGATGCGGTAGTAACTCCGCAGCCCCGCGACCGGGCCGCCGGACTCGTTCATGTACGAGAGCGGCTTGGCCAGCACGACCCGGTGACCACCGAGCCGCCCCTCGACCACCTCGGCGCGGGACTTGTGCTTGGTGAAGCGGCCACCGATCCGCTCGGCGAGTAGGTCGACGACCATCTGGCCGACGTTGTGCCGGTTACCGGCGTACTTCGGGCCGGGGTTGCCCAGTCCGACGACGAGCCACGGGCCGTCGTCGCCCGAGTTGGGGGCCACGGGGTCCCTCCCTCATGAGTCCGGCCGGAACCCCGAAGTACGGGTTCCGGCCGGTCAGCTGGTGACGATCAGACGTCAGCGGTCTGCTTCTCGTCCCGCTCGATGCCCGCCTCGGCCTCAGCGGCCTCCATCTCGGCCTCCGCCTGGGCGGCGCTCTGCTGAGCGACGACACCGACGACGCCGGCCTCGGGGTCGGTCACCAGCGTGACGCCCTGGGGCAACGCGATGTCCTTGGCGAGCAGGTGACGGCCGATCTCCAGGCCGTCGATGTCGACCTCGACGCCGTCCGGGATGTTGGTGGCCTCGGCCTCGACCGTGAGCGTGGTGAGGTCCTGGTTGACCAGGCCGCCGCGCTGCACCTGGCCGGTGAGGACGAGCGCCAGCTCGACGGTGACCTTCTCGCCCTTGCGGACGAGCAGCAGGTCGACGTGGTCGATCGTCATCTTCAGCGGGTCGCGCTGGACGGCCTTGGGGAGCGCCAGCTCCTTGCCGCCGTCGATCTCGATCGTCAGCAGGGTGTTCGCACCGTGCTTGATCGCGTTGGTGAACTCACGGGCCGGCAGCGCGATGTGCCGAGGGGCCTGGCCGTGCCCGTACAGCACGGCGGGGATCTTTCCGGCCCGGCGCGTGCGGCGTGCGCCGCCCTTGCCGAACTCAGTGCGCGGCTCGGCGGCGATTCGGACCTCGGACACGACTTAACTCCTCGAACGCAAGCGTGAATATCGATTGACGTTGGGCGAGGGGCCGTGTCGTGGGCACCGCAGACGACGCGAGAAATATTCAGCGCGTCGATCACGGAGCCTGCGACACAGCCCCCTCGCCGGGCAACCTCGCCATCCTATCTTGCCCGGCCGGTACAACACGAACCGGTCCCCTGGAAGCCTACAAGCTGTACAGACTCCCGCATACCCGGGCAGATAGGGTTATCCAGCACATCTCATGTGCATCGAGGGTTACCAAGGGCCCCGGGGCCCTCACCCCCAGCGTGCGCAACCCGAGCCGAATCCGCAAATGCGCTGGACGCTGCGCGGCACAACGTCGCCCAGGACGCAGTTGCCGTTGAAGCGCCGCCAAGCGCGTCGCTAAACGTCGACCTGACGCAGTGGTCGTTGAAGCGCCGCCAGGCGCGCGCAGTTGCTCGAACCTGGAGCCCGCCCAGGACGAGGCTGGCAGTCGAGCGCGAGGCCGCCTCGACCTTTGCTCTGGTCTCAAGGCCTCGCGCTCGCCTGTCAGGCTCGCCCCTGGTCGGGCCGCCCACTAAGAGGCGCCGCCGAAGAGGGAGGTTACGGAGCCGTCGTCGAAAACCTCGCGGATCGCGCGGGCGATCAACGGGGCGATCGACAGCACGGTCAGCTTGTCGAGCTCCTTCTCCGGCGGGATCGGCAGCGTGTTGGTGAGGATCACCTCGCTGATCGGTCCGTTCTTCAGCCGCTCGGTGGCCGGGTCGGAGAGCACGCCGTGCGTGGCCGCGACGACGACGTCCGCCGCGCCCTCCGCCTTCAGCGCGTCGGCGGCCTTCGCGATCGTGCCGCCGGTGTCGATCATGTCGTCGACGAGAATGCAGGTGCGTCCCCGGACCTCACCGACGACCCGGTTCATGACGACCTGGTTCGGCACCAGCGGATCACGGGTCTTGTGGATGAACGCCAGCGGCGTGCCGCCGAGGATGTCCGTCCACCGCTCGGCGACCCGGACCCGTCCCGAGTCCGGGGCGACGACGGTCAACTCGCGGCCCGCGTACCGGTCCTTGACGTAGTTCGCCAGGAGCGACAGCGCGAACAGGTGGTCGACCGGTCCGTCGAAGAAGCCCTGGATCTGGGCGGTGTGCAGGTCAACCGTGAGGATCCGGTCGGCGCCCGCGGTCTTGAGCAGGTCGGCGACCAGGCGGGCGGAGATCGGCTCGCGCCCCTGGTGCTTCTTGTCCTGCCGCGAGTACGGGTAGAACGGCACGACGACGGTGACTCGCTTCGCCGAACCGCGCTTCGCGGCGTCCAGCATGAGCAGAAGCTCCATCAGGTGCTGGTTCACCGGCGCGCACATGCTCTGGATGATGAAGGCGTCCGACCCGCGGACCGATTCCTGGAACCGCACGAACAGCTCGCCGGAGGCGAACTCGAGCGCCCGAGTAGGCGTCACCACGGTCTCCAAGTCAACCGCGATCTCCGCGGCCAGCTCGGGGGCCGCCCGACCACTCAGGAGCACCAAGCTCTTCCGGCTCTTGGCGTGAATAGCCATCGGTTCTGCGTCGCTTTCAGTGCAGCCGGGCGGCAGAGGTCCGACCGGTTCGGCATGGGGGGAACTGAGTGTCACTGCCCAGAGCCGGGGATGTCGGTTGTGGCAGGAGGAATCGACCCCTCGACGGTACCCTCCCCACCTGCGACGCGCCGAGCAGCCGCCGCCGCGTCGGCGGCGGCTGTACCGGGCCGACGTCGCTCGACCCACCCCTCGATGTTGCGCTGACGAGCGCGGGCCACCGCCATCGCCCCCGGCGGAACGTCCTCGGTGATGACCGAGCCGGCCGCTGTATACGCACCGTCACCGACTGACACCGGAGCGACAAACATGTTGTCGCTTCCGGTCCGGCAGTGGTCACCGATCGTGGTGTGGTGTTTTTTCACACCGTCGTAGTTGACGAAGACACTCGCCGCGCCGATGTTCGAGTGCTCGCCGATCGTGGCGTCACCCACATAGGTGAGATGGGGCACCTTCGAACCTTCGCCGATCTGTGCGTTCTTCGTCTCGACGTAGGTGCCGACCTTCGCCTTGCGGGCCAGCACCGACCCCGGGCGCAGGTACGCGTAGGGCCCCACCGAGGCTTCCGGCCCGATCTGTGCCTGCAACGCGTGGGCACGCACGACGGTCGCACCCTCGCCCACTCGCGTGTCGACCAGCGTGGTGTCCGGCCCGACCTCGGCCCGGTCCTCGATCACCGTCGCTCCGCGGAGCTGGACGTTCGGGTGCACGACGACGTCCCGCCCGAGGACGACGTCGACGTCGAACCAGACGCTGGCGGGGTCGATCACGGTGGCGCCCGCGCGCATCGCGGCGGTCACCAGCCGGTCGCGCAGCAGCGCCCGGAGGCCGGCGAGCTCTACCCGGTCGTTGCAGCCGAGGGTCTCCCGGTAGTCGGGCGCGACCATCGCGGCGACCGGGTGCCCCTCCTCGACGAGCAGGCCCAGCACGTCGGTCAGGTACTCCTGGCCCTGGTCGTTGTCGGTGGTCAGCCGGTCGAGCATGGCCCGCAGGTGCTTGGCGTCGAACGCGAACATGCCGGAGTTGATCTCGGCGATCGTGCGCTCTTCCGGGGTGGCGTCGCGGTGTTCGACGATGCGCCGCACGCGACCCTCGGCGTCCCGGACGATGCGGCCCAGCCCGGTGGGGTCGGGCACGGAGGCCGTGAGCACGGTGGCCGCATTGCCTGCTTCGACGTGAGTGGTGACCAGTGCCTGCAGCGTCTCCGCGGTGAGCAGCGGGGTGTCGCCGTTGAGGACGACGACCGGCCCGTCGAGGTCGGGGAGTTCAGCGAGCGCGCACCGGACCGCGTGGCCGGTGCCGAGCTGCTGGTCCTGCACGGCCGGCACGATGCGGTCGTTCAGGCCGGTCACGTGGGCGGCGACACGTTCGCGCTGGAAGCCGACGACGACCGCCAGGTGCGCGGGCTCGAGCCGGCCGGCGGCCGCGAGCACATGGCCTACCAGGCTGCGTCCGCACAGCTCGTGGAGGACCTTGGGGGTGTCGGACTTCATCCGGGTGCCTTCGCCTGCGGCGAGGACCACGACGGCAGCCGGGCGGGCCGGGCTCGTCACAACGGTCTCCTGGGTATTCGGCGGCTGTGAGAAGTAGGTACTGCTGCGGTCACGAGGACCAGGGTCCGCGCGTTCATCCGTTACCCGGCGCGCACGCGCTCAGCCGCATGCTAGCCAGCGGGCGTGGGGAGCGGATGACCGGCGGCGCCCTCCGAATGGGGCGCATACCGCTAGAAAAGGGCTCGGCCGCCAGGATTCGAACCCGGACAAGCGACACCAAAAGACGCTGTGCTGCCTATTACACCACGGCCGAAGGCATCTCGATTCTTCCACAGCACGCGCCGGAGGGCTGGCGGTATCCCACCGCGCGGGTCGCCAGGGCCGTCCGCGGGGCGGGGCGACCCGTCCGCAAGGCTGAGGTGACACCAGCCGTTGGGCGAGGAACCGAATCAGTCGTGCGAGATTGGCAAGTTCGACTGGACACTTGCCAAACTTACGGGGGCGTAGGTTACGCTTCCGTAAGCGTCGGTTGCTCACTGCCGAGCGGACGACGTACGCACCGCAAGTTTGATGCTGCTGTACTTCCTGACTGAGGGGAAAGGCCATTGACTCCGACGACCGCAGCGGCCACCGAGGTGGCCTCATCTCCGGCTCCGGAGGGGACCGAGGCCGCCGCCGGGGCGAAGCGTTCCGGTCAGCGTCCGCTCATTTTCGGGCGTAAGGGCAACATCGAGATCGCGTTCCTGTGGTTCTTCGTGGTGGTGCCGTTCGTGGCGCTCATCGCGGCGGTGCCGTGGGCCTGGGGCTGGGGCCTCACCTGGGTCGACGTCGCCATCTTCGCGGTCTTCTACGTCATCACCGGGTTCGGCGTGACGGTCGGCTTCCACCGCTACCTCACGCACGGCGCGTTCAAGGCCAAGCGCTGGCTCCGGATCGCACTGACGATCGCCGGCACCATGTCGGTCGAGGGTGCACCGATCCGCTGGGTCGCCGACCACCGTCGGCACCACCAGTACAGCGACCAGGAGGGTGACCCGCACTCGCCGTGGCGTTTCGGCGAGTCGACCAAGGGCCTGATCAAGGGCCTGGTCTGGGCGCACGTCGGGTGGCTGTTCGAGCGCGACAACTCCAACGCGCGTCGCTTCGCCCCGGACCTGATCCGCGACCCGGACATCCGCCGGATCCAGAAGAACTTCGTGCCGATCATGCTGTTCTCGCTGTTCGGCCCGGCCCTGATCGGTGGTCTGGTGACCTGGTCCTGGTGGGGCGCGGTGACCGCGTACTTCTGGGCTTCGCTGGTCCGGATCGCGCTGGTGCACCACGTCACCTGGGCCGTGAACTCGGTCTGCCACGTGGTGGGCGAGCAGCCGTACCGGTCGAACGACAAGGCGCACAACTACTGGCCGCTGGCGATCCTGAGCTTCGGCGAGTCGTGGCACAACTCCCACCACGCCGACCCGACCTGCGCGCGGCACGGTGTCGACAAGGGGCAGATCGACTTGTCGGCCCGGCTGATCTGGCTGTTCGAGAAGGCGGGCTGGGCGTGGGACGTCCGCTGGCCGAAGCGCGAGCGGTTCGAGGCCCGGCGCGTCGAGAAGGTCGCCGCGTAACACCGCACTCCCCCGACGGCCGCCGCGAGTTCGCTCGCGGCGGCCGTCGGGTGCTTCCGCCAGTCAGTGCGGCATATGGACGCTACGCAGCGCGGCGAAGCGTCCATATGCCGTTACTGTCACTCACCAACGGCGGGCAACCGTCCGTTCGACTCGCTTCGCGCGGCTGACAGGATGTTCGAGTGAGCGACGACCACGAACGCAGGCGCGGCGCCCGGGTCCGGATGACCGGCAAGGAACGACGCGAACAGCTACTGACGATCGCCCGCAAGCTCTTCGCCGACCGCGGTTTCGAGGCCACGTCGATCGAGGAAATCGCGACTCGCGCCAGCGTCAGCAAGCCGGTGGTCTACGAGCATTTCGGCGGCAAGGAAGGGCTGTACGCGGTCGTCGTCGACCGCGAGATGCGGCACCTGCTCGACAGCATCACCAACGCGCTGACCGGTGGGCACCCGCGGATCCTGCTGGAGCAGGCCGCCTTGGCCCTGCTCACCTACATCGAGGACGAGACGGACGGCTTCCGCATCCTGATCCGCGATTCGCCCGTCGCTACCTCGGCCGGCACGTTCTCCAGCCTGATCAGCGACATCGCCAGCCAGGCCGAGTACATCCTGGCCGCTGAGTTCAAGAGCCGCGGCTACGAGAGCAAGCTCGCGGGCCTCTACTCCCAAGCCCTCGTCGGCATGGTGGCGCTGACCGGGCAGTGGTGGCTCGATGCGCGGAAGCCGAACAAGGAGGACGTCGCCGCCCACCTGGTGAACCTCGCCTGGAACGGGCTGTCCAACCTGGAGGCCAAGCCGCGCATCCGCGGCAAGGAGAGCTGACGCAGAAGGCCGGCCCCGAAGGGCCGGCCTCGAGGCGAGCGGTGGTCAGTGCGCGGCGCCGACCGGCTCCTTCGACGACGAGTCCGCGGACGACGGGCGGCGAACCGCCGACGAGGTGGAGACGCCGGCGTAGAGCGCCGCGGTGAACCACAGCGTGCCGATCGTGTACATCACGCAGACGCTGGTCACCGTGAACGCGAGGAAGTTGTCGCCGTTCCGGATGAAGATCAGGCCGATCGTGCCGACCACCCAGAGGAACGGCCCGAGCACCGAGTTGACCTTGGCGTCGATGTTGCGCCCGGCCAGCGCCGCCAGCAGCGCAATGCCGCCGACGACGATCCAGAACACACCGGCCGCCGGGTTGGCGGTCATCAGACCCCAGACCTTCTCACCCTCGCCGTCGGTGAACGAGCCGCCAGACGTCTGGGCCAGTGCGGTGGCGCCGTAGGCGACGGACGCCGCGCCGGTGACGATCGTCAGGCCCCGGTACAGGCCACGAAGCGGATGGTCGACCGGTAGGTGGGACATGTGGGGGGCCTCCCTGTTCTGCGGCCGGACGCGGTCGTCGGCCAGATTCTGCCCGAACTCATCGGCTAACTGCCGACCAGGTGTCGACAATCGGTGGAATCAGTGCGGCGGATCACACGTGTTCGGAGAGCTGCAACCATGATTCCTCAGCGGCCTCTCGCTCGGCTTGCAGACCGCGGAGCTCGGCGTCCAACTCGGCGACCTTCGCGAAGTCGGTGGCGTGCTCGGCCAGCTTGCCGTGCAACTTCTTCTCCCGCTCCTCCAGCTTGGCGATCTGCCGTTCGAGTCGGCTGAGCTCCTTCTTCGCCGCCCGCTGGTCGGCTGCGGACAGCCCCGGCTCGTCCGACGACGTCCCCGGGTCCACGCTCGCCGCACCTGGCTCCGCAGCGCCTCCGCCGGGCGTGCCGGTCGCACCCGTGCCGACGCGGCGCCCTCCGCCGGAGGTGAAAACGGCCCGGCGTTCGAGGTACTCCTCGATGCCGCCGGACATCATCCGCAGCGCGCCGTCGCCGAGCAGCGCCCAGACCTGGTCGGTGACGCGTTCGACCAGGTAGCGGTCGTGGCTGACCACGATCAGCGTGCCCGGCCAGGAGTCGAGCAGGTCCTCCAGGGCCTGGAGGGTATCGATGTCGAGGTCGTTGGTCGGCTCGTCGAGCAGGAGGACGTTCGGCCCCGCCATCAGCAGGCGCAGCAGCTGCAGGCGCCGACGTTCACCTCCGGAGAGGTCGCCGACCGGTGTCCACTGCCGCGCGGACGAGAACCCGAACATCTCCGCCAGCTGGGAGGCCGTGAGATCGCGGTCGCCCACGGTCAGGCGCCGCGCCACCTCCTCGACCGCCTCCAGCACCCGGAGCGTCGGTGACAGCTCGGCGACCTCCTGGGACAGGTAGGCCGCCTTCACCGTCTTGCCGACCTTCACCTCGCCCGAGTCGGGCTGACCGGCGCCGGCCAGCAGGCGGAGCAGCGTCGTTTTGCCCGCGCCGTTGACGCCGACCAGCGCGAACCGGTCGCCGGGACCGATCCGCCAGGTCACCCGGTCGAGGATCGTCCGTTCGCCGAACCGCAGTGTGGCGTCCTCGACGTCGTACACCTGTTTGCCGATCCGGGTGCCGGCCAGCCGCTTGAGCTGGACGGTGTCGCGCGGATCGGGGACGTCGGCGATCAGCGCGTTGGCAGCCTCGATCCGGAACTTCGGTTTGCTCGTCCGGGCCGGCGCGCCACGCCGCAGCCAGGCGAGCTCCTTGCGCATGAGGTTCTGCCGACGCTCTTCGGTGGCCTGTGCCTGCCTGGTGCGCTCGGCTCTGGCCAGCACCCACGCGGCGTACCCACCCTCGTACTGCTCGACCCGGCCGTCGGTGACCTCCCAGGTGCGGGTGCAGACCGCGTCCAGGAACCACCGGTCGTGGGTGACGACCAGCAGCCCTCCGCGCCGTCCGACCAGGTAGTCGGCGAGCCAGGCCACGCCCTCGACGTCGAGGTGGTTGGTCGGCTCGTCGAGGACCAGCAGGTCGGTGTCGCGGACCAGCAGCGCTGCCAGCGCGACCCGGCGGCGTTCACCACCCGACAACGACCGCACCGGGGCGTCCAGACCGATCGTGTGCAGGCCGAGGCCGTCCAGGACGGTCCGGATCCGCGCGTCGCCCGCCCATTCGTGCTCGGCGCCGAAGGCGTCGGGCAGCCAGGCCGAGCCGATCACGACATCGTGCACCAGCGCCTTGTCGGGGAAGATCACCGACTGCGTCAGGTGACCCAGGCGGAGACCGCCGCGGTGGGTGACCCGTCCGGAGTTCGGCTCCTCCGCCTTCGTGAGGACGCGCAGCAGCGTCGACTTCCCCGCGCCGTTGAGGCCGACGACGCCGATCCGCTCGGCCTCCCCCAACCCCAGCGACACCTGGTCGAGCAGCGTCCGGGTGCCGTGGCTGACGCTGACGTTCTCCAGGTTGACCTGATTGACGGTGGCCATCAGTCCTCCACCGTCAGGCGCGCGCCGTCGACCGAGCCGTGCGCGACCAGAACCGCACTGACACCCGGCACCGCTGCGGCGCGCAGCCGGTCGGCGATCTGGGCCGAGTGGTCGGCGTCGACGGCGAGGAATGCGCAGGTGGGGCCGGACCCGGAGACGATGCCGGCGAGGGCACCGGCGGCGGTGCCTGCGGTCAGTACGTCCGCGAGCTCGGGACGGAGCGAGAGCGTCGCGGCCTGCAGGTCGTTGCAGAGCGCGTCGGCGAGCGCGGCGGGATCCGGGTCGTCGAGCGCCTTGATCACCGCCGCCGGGTCGGACGCGTCGGCGTCGGTGCCGCGCAGCCGGTCGGTCTCGGCGTACACGGCGGGCGTGGACAGGCCTTTCCCGGCGACCGCGAGCACCCAGTGCCGTCGGTACGGGTGGGTCAGCGGAGTGAGCCGCTCGCCGCGACCGGTGCCCAGCGCGTCACCACCGTGCAGCGCGAACGGAACGTCCGAGCCCAGGTCGGCGGCGATCGTGTGCAGCCGCTCGGCCGGTGTGGCGAGGTTCCACAGTGCGTCGCCGGCCACCAGCGCGGCCGCAGCGTCGGCGGAGCCACCGGCCATGCCACCCGCCACCGGGATGCCCTTGCGCAGGCGGATGGTGACCGCGGGCTCGACCTTCGCCGCGTCGGCCAGCGCGTAGAGCGCCCGCACGGCGAGGTTGCGCGCGTCGGTGGGGACGCCGTCGGTGCGGATGCCGTCGGTCGGGGCACCCTCGGCCGACAGGTCGACAGCGGGCTCGTCGAGGATCAGTCGGACGCCTGGCGGACCCGGCTCCAGCGTGAGCTCGTCGGAGAGTGACACCGCGTGGAAGACGGTCGCCAGATCGTGGAAGTTGTCGTCGCGCAATGGCCCGACACCCAGATGCAGATTGATCTTGGCCGGGACCCGAACGCGAACCACGGAACGGGACTGAACGGTCAGCGGATACTCCTCCATCGAACGGGCGTGCGTGCTCAGGCTACCGGTCCCTGGAGTACCGCCGGTCCCTGGCGGCCCCGCCTGTGGACACAGAACGGGGCCCACCCCGGCTGGGTGGGCCCCGTTACTGTTTGTTACGGACTAGCGGGTCGCCTTAGCTGGTCGCGGACTCACCCGTGACCGGCATCGCGCCGTTCGCGTTGAACGTCACGGTCGGCTTGCCGCGGAAGTGCCAGGTTCCCTTGCTCGGCCGGTACACGGCGTAGTCGGACGCGCCGTCACCGTCGAAGTCACCGGCGAGCGGGATGTCGCCGGAAGCGCCGTACTGGACGTTCGCGCCCCCGTGCAGGTACCAGGTGCCGTTCGACGGACGGAACACCATGCGGTCGGCATCGCCGTCGCCGTTCCAGTCACCCCGGACCGGGATGTCGCCACGCTGGCCGTACTTGACGCTGGCTGCGCCCCGCACGTACCAGGTGCCGTTGGACGGACGGAACACGGCGATCTCGTCCGTGCCGTCACCGTTGTAGTCGGCGGCGGCCGGAACGTCACCCACGGTGCCGTGCTGCACACCGGCAGCCGGTCCGCCCTGGTAGTACCAGGTGCCGTTCGACGGGCGGAAGACCGCGATGTCGGCCTGGCCATCGCCGGTGAAGTCACCCGACACCGGGATGTCCGTGGAGCGACCGAACGCGACCGACGGCCCGTCCTCGATCATCCAGGTGTTGCCCCGGACGACGGTCTTGTCGAACTCCGGGTCCTCGTCGAAGTTGCCGACGACGAACCGGTCGCCCGTCTGACCGAAGTTGTCCGAGCCGCCCTGCCAGGCGAAGACGCCGTTGCGGTAGGTCGCGATGTCCGTCCGCCCGCTGGCGTCGTAGTCACCCCACGCGACGTCGGTCGGCTCCGGCTCTTCGCCCTCGTCGACCGTCAGCGTCGCGATCCGCGAGTACTCGAAGTTGCCGGCCGCGTCGGTGATCCGCACCTGGTAGAAGGTGTTGTCGTCAGCGCCGGTCACGTTCGACCGGGTGTACGACGCACTGGTCGCACCCGGGATGTTGCTGAACGAGTTCTCCGCACCCGTGGTGCTGCGCTGCCACTGGTAGCTCAGCGGCGGGCTGACCGGAGCGGTCGCCGACACGCTGAACGTGACGTCGTCGCCCTCGTCAGCGGTCTGGTCCTGCGGCTGGGTGTTGATCACCGGGCCGCCGGTGACCTCGAGCGTCACCGCGTTGGTCGTGACCGTTCCCAGCGTGTTGGTGAGAATGGCCCGGAACTGGGTGTTGTTCAGCGCCTGCGGCGCGTCGACCACGGTGAGCGTCGACGACGACGCGCCGGTCACCACCGTGAGGTTCGACCCCGACACGTTCGCCCAGCTGCCGTTCGCCGAAGCGCGGGTCTGCCACTGCACGGTCGGGTTCGGCGTACCCGTGAAGGCCACGGTGAACGTGGTGTTGTCCGCCCCGGTGAAGACCCGCTCGCTCAGCGGCTGCGTGGTGATCGTCGGGAAGTTCGTGATCGCCAACGTGGCCGGCGACGTCATCGCCGTCCCGGCGACGTTCGTACCCACGGCACGGTACTGCGTCCCGTGCTGGGCAGCGCTGACGTTGAGCACCGTGAGCGTCGAATCGGTGCTGGTGGTGAGCACCTGGTTCAGCGTTCCGGGTCCGGTGGCGACCGTTGCCCAGTCCGAGGCGCCCGGCGCCCGGCTTTCCCACCGGATGGTCACCGGCGCGGTGCCGGTGAAGTCAGCGTCGAACGTCTGCGAGTTGCCGACTGCGACGGTGCCACCGCCACCCACTAGCACCGTGAGCGGGTTGAACACCGGGGCTACCGGCGGCACGACCTGCGCGAGGCGCCAGCTGGCGACGTCGTACCGGGTCTCCCCGACGACGGTCCGGGT of the Cryptosporangium minutisporangium genome contains:
- the pth gene encoding aminoacyl-tRNA hydrolase, producing MAPNSGDDGPWLVVGLGNPGPKYAGNRHNVGQMVVDLLAERIGGRFTKHKSRAEVVEGRLGGHRVVLAKPLSYMNESGGPVAGLRSYYRIPPGRTIVVHDELDIPFDAVRLKRGGGDNGHNGLRSISTSLGTRDYLRVRVGIGRPPGRQDPADFVLRDFSAVERKDLPFLVDTAADAVEALLGADLAAVQNTFHAK
- a CDS encoding 50S ribosomal protein L25/general stress protein Ctc; translation: MSEVRIAAEPRTEFGKGGARRTRRAGKIPAVLYGHGQAPRHIALPAREFTNAIKHGANTLLTIEIDGGKELALPKAVQRDPLKMTIDHVDLLLVRKGEKVTVELALVLTGQVQRGGLVNQDLTTLTVEAEATNIPDGVEVDIDGLEIGRHLLAKDIALPQGVTLVTDPEAGVVGVVAQQSAAQAEAEMEAAEAEAGIERDEKQTADV
- a CDS encoding ribose-phosphate diphosphokinase — protein: MAIHAKSRKSLVLLSGRAAPELAAEIAVDLETVVTPTRALEFASGELFVRFQESVRGSDAFIIQSMCAPVNQHLMELLLMLDAAKRGSAKRVTVVVPFYPYSRQDKKHQGREPISARLVADLLKTAGADRILTVDLHTAQIQGFFDGPVDHLFALSLLANYVKDRYAGRELTVVAPDSGRVRVAERWTDILGGTPLAFIHKTRDPLVPNQVVMNRVVGEVRGRTCILVDDMIDTGGTIAKAADALKAEGAADVVVAATHGVLSDPATERLKNGPISEVILTNTLPIPPEKELDKLTVLSIAPLIARAIREVFDDGSVTSLFGGAS
- the glmU gene encoding bifunctional UDP-N-acetylglucosamine diphosphorylase/glucosamine-1-phosphate N-acetyltransferase GlmU; this translates as MTSPARPAAVVVLAAGEGTRMKSDTPKVLHELCGRSLVGHVLAAAGRLEPAHLAVVVGFQRERVAAHVTGLNDRIVPAVQDQQLGTGHAVRCALAELPDLDGPVVVLNGDTPLLTAETLQALVTTHVEAGNAATVLTASVPDPTGLGRIVRDAEGRVRRIVEHRDATPEERTIAEINSGMFAFDAKHLRAMLDRLTTDNDQGQEYLTDVLGLLVEEGHPVAAMVAPDYRETLGCNDRVELAGLRALLRDRLVTAAMRAGATVIDPASVWFDVDVVLGRDVVVHPNVQLRGATVIEDRAEVGPDTTLVDTRVGEGATVVRAHALQAQIGPEASVGPYAYLRPGSVLARKAKVGTYVETKNAQIGEGSKVPHLTYVGDATIGEHSNIGAASVFVNYDGVKKHHTTIGDHCRTGSDNMFVAPVSVGDGAYTAAGSVITEDVPPGAMAVARARQRNIEGWVERRRPGTAAADAAAAARRVAGGEGTVEGSIPPATTDIPGSGQ
- a CDS encoding acyl-CoA desaturase, translating into MTPTTAAATEVASSPAPEGTEAAAGAKRSGQRPLIFGRKGNIEIAFLWFFVVVPFVALIAAVPWAWGWGLTWVDVAIFAVFYVITGFGVTVGFHRYLTHGAFKAKRWLRIALTIAGTMSVEGAPIRWVADHRRHHQYSDQEGDPHSPWRFGESTKGLIKGLVWAHVGWLFERDNSNARRFAPDLIRDPDIRRIQKNFVPIMLFSLFGPALIGGLVTWSWWGAVTAYFWASLVRIALVHHVTWAVNSVCHVVGEQPYRSNDKAHNYWPLAILSFGESWHNSHHADPTCARHGVDKGQIDLSARLIWLFEKAGWAWDVRWPKRERFEARRVEKVAA
- a CDS encoding TetR/AcrR family transcriptional regulator, translating into MTGKERREQLLTIARKLFADRGFEATSIEEIATRASVSKPVVYEHFGGKEGLYAVVVDREMRHLLDSITNALTGGHPRILLEQAALALLTYIEDETDGFRILIRDSPVATSAGTFSSLISDIASQAEYILAAEFKSRGYESKLAGLYSQALVGMVALTGQWWLDARKPNKEDVAAHLVNLAWNGLSNLEAKPRIRGKES
- a CDS encoding ABC-F family ATP-binding cassette domain-containing protein, whose protein sequence is MATVNQVNLENVSVSHGTRTLLDQVSLGLGEAERIGVVGLNGAGKSTLLRVLTKAEEPNSGRVTHRGGLRLGHLTQSVIFPDKALVHDVVIGSAWLPDAFGAEHEWAGDARIRTVLDGLGLHTIGLDAPVRSLSGGERRRVALAALLVRDTDLLVLDEPTNHLDVEGVAWLADYLVGRRGGLLVVTHDRWFLDAVCTRTWEVTDGRVEQYEGGYAAWVLARAERTRQAQATEERRQNLMRKELAWLRRGAPARTSKPKFRIEAANALIADVPDPRDTVQLKRLAGTRIGKQVYDVEDATLRFGERTILDRVTWRIGPGDRFALVGVNGAGKTTLLRLLAGAGQPDSGEVKVGKTVKAAYLSQEVAELSPTLRVLEAVEEVARRLTVGDRDLTASQLAEMFGFSSARQWTPVGDLSGGERRRLQLLRLLMAGPNVLLLDEPTNDLDIDTLQALEDLLDSWPGTLIVVSHDRYLVERVTDQVWALLGDGALRMMSGGIEEYLERRAVFTSGGGRRVGTGATGTPGGGAAEPGAASVDPGTSSDEPGLSAADQRAAKKELSRLERQIAKLEEREKKLHGKLAEHATDFAKVAELDAELRGLQAEREAAEESWLQLSEHV
- a CDS encoding 4-(cytidine 5'-diphospho)-2-C-methyl-D-erythritol kinase; its protein translation is MEEYPLTVQSRSVVRVRVPAKINLHLGVGPLRDDNFHDLATVFHAVSLSDELTLEPGPPGVRLILDEPAVDLSAEGAPTDGIRTDGVPTDARNLAVRALYALADAAKVEPAVTIRLRKGIPVAGGMAGGSADAAAALVAGDALWNLATPAERLHTIAADLGSDVPFALHGGDALGTGRGERLTPLTHPYRRHWVLAVAGKGLSTPAVYAETDRLRGTDADASDPAAVIKALDDPDPAALADALCNDLQAATLSLRPELADVLTAGTAAGALAGIVSGSGPTCAFLAVDADHSAQIADRLRAAAVPGVSAVLVAHGSVDGARLTVED